GATCCTGGCCGGCCTGGCTGAAATCGTCAACGAGGAGACCGGCCTGGCTCCCGAGGCTGTCGAGCTGGACAAGTCCTTCACCGAGGACCTGGACATCGACTCCATCTCCATGATGACCATCGTGGTGAACGCTGAGGAGAAGTTCGGCGTGCGCATCCCCGACGAAGAGGTCAAGAACCTCAAGACCGTCGCCGACGCCGTGAACTTCATCGCGAACGCCCAGGCCTGATCGCCTGCTGCCGGAGCTGACCATCCCGGGATGACCGCATCCCGGGATGGCGCTCCCTGGCACGGCCGACCGCGGCATCCCTCTCAACAGAGGGCGCCAACGCCGGCCCTGCCCGTGCCGGACGCCGTCCCAGGAGGCGTCCACCACGGCACTCCCCTGAACCTGACGCCCTACAGGGCAGACCCTAGATCACTTGGAGAGTGACGATGCCTCGCAAAGTTGTCATCACCGGCCTCGGTGCCACCACGCCCATCGGTGGCGACGTCCCGACTCTGTGGAAGAACGCCCTCAAGGGCGTCTCCGGCGCGCGCACCCTCGAGGACGAGTGGGTCAGCACCTACGAGCTCCCCGTCACTTTCGCAGCCCGCTGCTCCGAACCGGCGTCTGAAAAGCTCAGCCGTGTCGAGATGAAGCGCATGGACCCGTCCACCCAGTTCGGCGTGGTCGCGGCCCGTGAGGCCTGGGCGGACTCCGGCATCGAGGACATGGACAAGGACCGCCTCGGCGTGGCCTTCGCCACCGGCATCGGCGGCGTCTGGACCCTGCTGGACGCCTGGGACACGCTCAAGGAGCGCGGTCCCCGGCGTGTGCTGCCCATGACCGTGCCGATGCTCATGCCCAACGGTGTGGCCGCGGCCGTGAGCCTGGACCTGGGCGCCCGCGCCGGCGCCCACACCCCCGTGTCGGCGTGCGCCTCCGGCACCGAGGCCCTGCACCTGGGCCTGGACCTGATCCGCTCCGGCAAGGCCGATGTGGTCATGTGCGGTGGCGCAGAAGCCGCCATCCACCCGATGCCGATCGCGGCGTTCGCGTCCATGCAGGCCCTGTCCCGCCGGAACGACGACCCGCAGCACGCTTCCCGCCCGTACGACGTGAACCGTGACGGCTTCGTCATGGGTGAAGGCGCCGGTGCTCTGGTGCTCGAAGCCGAGGAACACGCCCTGGCCCGTGGCGCCCGCATCTATGGCGAGCTGGCCGGCACCTCGGTCACCGCCGACGCCTACCACATCACGGCTCCGGACCCCGAGGGCCTGGGCGCCACCCGTGCTCTCAAGGCCGCCATGTTCGACGGCCGCATCCAGCCCGAGGACGTGGTGCACGTGAACGCCCACGCCACCTCCACCCCGGTGGGCGACAAGCCCGAGTACACGGCTCTGCGTGCCGCTCTGGGGACCCACGTGGACGACGTGGCGGTCTCCGCCACCAAGTCCCAGATGGGTCACCTCCTGGGCGCCTCCGGTGCCGTGGAGGCCGTGCTGACGACGCTGGCGGTCTACGAGCGCAAGGCGCCGGTCACGATCAACCTGGAGAACCAGGATCCGGAGATCCCGCTGGACGTGGTCACCAAGACCGCCCGCGAACTCCCCGCCGGTGACATCGTGGCGCTGAGCAATTCGTTCGGCTTCGGCGGCCACAACGCCGTGATCGCGGTCCGCAACTACTGATCCGCGCTCAGCCGCACTGACGACGACGGCGCCGCTCACCTCACGGTGAGCGGCGCCGTTCTCGTCGGTGCAGGTTTTCCGCTGCCGCGGTTGCGCTACGGACAGCCTCGTGGCGCGTGCTGTCCGACGGCTTTCACTCTCGGGGCGGGCCCATGGCTTGGAGGACGGGCCGTCCCGAGTGTGTTTGCATGATGCTGCGCGTAGGAAGTGGTCAGCCCACCTGGTGGAGCCAGCGGACGTTGGAGCCTTCCGAGGCGTGACGGAACGGCTCGAGCTCCTCGTCCCAGGCTTCGCCGAGAGCGAGCGACAGCTCGTGGTAGACGGCGGCGGGGTCCCCGGCGCCGGCTTCGTAGGCGAAGCGGATGCGGTCTTCGGACACCATGATGTTGCCGTGGGCGTCGGTGACGGCGTGGAAGATGCCGAGTTCCGGGGTATGGGACCAGCGGCCGCCATCGGTTCCAGGAGAGGCTTCTTCGGTCACTTCGTAGCGGAGATGAGTCCAGCCGCGGAGCGTGGACGCCAGCTGGATCGCGGTCCCGGGGGCACCGGTCCAGGCCAGCTCAGCCCGGAACATTCCAGGCGCGGCGGGCTGAGCCACCCACTCCAGGGTGGCCGAATCGTCCAGCAGCGATGCGACGGCCCACTCGACGTGGGGGCACAGCGCAGCTGGGGCGGAGTGCACGAACAGCACTCCCCGAGTCATTGCAACAGACATCCCATCCTCCTTAGCCGTAGGTACGTCTTCCCCAACGCCCTCGACTCCGTGAAGTCCGGTGATTCCTGTTTCGCCTTCTTGCAGGCTCTTGAGTTGTCTGTGGCCTTGCGGCACCGACCGATGGTTCAAGCACTACTTGAACCCCGGCGCTGGTTCTTATTGTGCCGTAGGGCGGTGATTTGTGCCAGTGGCAGGGACGGCCGGGCCGCACGCGCGGCCAGGTATCGGGTTTTCAGGCGCGCGGGTGTGCTTGGCGGTAGCTGTCCCTGAGCCGTTCGACGGAGACGTGAGTGTACAGCTGGGTAGTGGCAGGCGTGCTGTGGCCCAGGAGTTCCTGCACGGCCCGGAGTTCCGCACCACCGTCCAGGAGGTGGGTGGCGGCCGTGTGACGGAGAGCGTGGGGTCCGGTGGCCGCGGTGTCCCCCAGAGTGGCGAACCGGTCCGCCACCAGACTGCGGATCTGCCGCGGATCCACCCGGCCGCCTCGCGCACCGAGGAAGAGCGCTGGACCGCTCGACGCCGTGACCAGCGCAGGCCGTCCCCGCCGCAACCAGTCGACGATCGCGCGGGAGGCAGGAACGCCGAAGGGAACGGTGCGCTCCTTGTCCCCCTTGCCGAGGACCCGGAGCGTGCGGCGTTCCAGGTCCACGTCGTCCACGTCGAGCCCCACCAGTTCACCCACACGGATGCCCGAGGCATAAAGGGTCTCGACCACGGCGAGGTTACGCAGTGCGACAGGATCGGCCTCCTGGGCCGCGGCCTGCAGGTCCTGGAGCACCTTGTCCATCTGTGCCGGGCGGAGCACGGTGGGCAGACCGGACGTCTTCTTCGGAGACCGCAGCCGGAGCGTGGGGTCCTGCGTGACCCCGCCTTCGCGGAGGAGCCACGCGAAGAAGGTCCTGGCGCTGGCCGCATGCCGAGCCAGGGTGGCCCGCGCCATCCCCCGGGCCGAATGATCCGCGAGCCACTCCCGGAGAAGGTGAAGGTCCACGTCGTCCCAGGATGCGGCTCCGGCTTTCGCCGCGAATTCCTGCAACTGACGGACGTCCGTGAGGTACGCCCGCAGGGTGTTCCCGGACCGGCCCCGCTCACCCGTAAGGTACCGGGAATATTCGTCCAGGATGCGGTCCTGGAAGGGGGCTGGTTTCTGTGGCACTTCTCCACTCTGCCGCCCTCGTGGGCCAGGATCAAGCCGGATGGGGAACGTGCCGCCGGGCCTGAGACAGACCAGGAGGGCTGAGATCGAGTCTCACTGGATCAGGGGGCGCAGGTCTGGCAGCGGTGAATCGGGCGGTGCCAGATCCGGTGGTGCCAGATCTGCGCCTGGTGGGTCTGCCCTGGCCGGATCGGGTAGCCCACTCCCCTCCAATCTCTTATGCGGGATTTCTCGTCGGCCCTCGGCGCCAGAGAAGCCCGACCGATTCGGCCAGTCCCAGCACCTGGAGGCGTCCCAGCCCCGCACGGACCGCCAGCAGACTGAGCCCGGCCACCACGCAGAGCTTCTCCGGCGGGACGGGGGTCCTCAACGGCAGGGCGTCCAGGAGGATCAGATCCTCCAGGGTCAGTCCGTCCTGAATCGCCGCCTCGTCCCGATGCAGGCCGTCACTCTCGGAATCCGGCGGCCCTCCCAGCAGTTCGAGAACCTCCGTGACATCGGTGACGAGGACCGCCCCGCCGTCGCGCAGGAGCCGATGACAGCCGGCACTGTTGGCCGACAGCACCGAACCTGGGACGGCTGCCACGGGTCGGCCCAGGGCCTCGGCGTGGTGGGCCGTATTCAGGGCGCCGGACCTCCACCGGGCCTCGACCACCACCGTCGCTCCGGCGAAGGCGGCGATCATCCTGTTCCGTTGAAGGAACCTATACCGGGTGGGCGCAGCTCCGGGTGGCACCTCTGCCAGCACCAGGCCACGGCGAGCGACCGTCCTCAGGAGCTCGTCATTGCCGCTCGGGTAGAAACGGTCCAGCCCGCCCGCCATGAAGGCGACGGTCGGAGCCCGGTCGCCGCCGGGATCGGCTCCTGCCAAGGCCGCACGATGCGCATGCGCATCGATCCCGTAGGCACCGCCGGACACCACCGTGAACCCGCGGCGCGCCAGCCCGTGGGCGATGTCGGCACTGACCGTGGCGCCGTACGCCGTGGAATCACGCGATCCGACCACCGCCACGGCGCGCCCGGCGTCAGGAAGGAGGGAAGGATTCCCCCGGAACCAGAGTCCGAGCGGTGCCTGGAGCCCGAGATCATCCAATTGCCGCGGCCATTCCTCGTCCGACGGCATCAGGAACCCACCGCCGAGCCGGTGCAGCACCATGAGATCGCGTTCGGGGGCCAAGGACGGCACCCGAGGCCTCCACCGTCCGAAGGCTGCGCCGAGGCCCTTCCACGTCGTGTTCCCGCTGTGCTCGGCGAGCAGGCCTTGCAGCGAAGCCTCCACGCGCTGGTCCGGATCGCCCCCGGAGACGATGAGGTCGAGCGCCTCTTCCGGGCCGAGGACCGCGACCAGGGCGAGCCCCACCGCGTCCTGCGGTTCGAACAACCGTGTCAGAGAAGCACGGGCCAGAAGTTCACTCATGCTGCCGCCTCCGGCGTCCTCAGAGCGAGCGCGAGGCCCACGTGGTCGCCACTCGGAGTCGTGGAGCCGTCCAGGTCGGCCAGCGTCCACGC
The nucleotide sequence above comes from Arthrobacter woluwensis. Encoded proteins:
- a CDS encoding tyrosine recombinase XerC, producing MPQKPAPFQDRILDEYSRYLTGERGRSGNTLRAYLTDVRQLQEFAAKAGAASWDDVDLHLLREWLADHSARGMARATLARHAASARTFFAWLLREGGVTQDPTLRLRSPKKTSGLPTVLRPAQMDKVLQDLQAAAQEADPVALRNLAVVETLYASGIRVGELVGLDVDDVDLERRTLRVLGKGDKERTVPFGVPASRAIVDWLRRGRPALVTASSGPALFLGARGGRVDPRQIRSLVADRFATLGDTAATGPHALRHTAATHLLDGGAELRAVQELLGHSTPATTQLYTHVSVERLRDSYRQAHPRA
- the dprA gene encoding DNA-processing protein DprA, which codes for MSELLARASLTRLFEPQDAVGLALVAVLGPEEALDLIVSGGDPDQRVEASLQGLLAEHSGNTTWKGLGAAFGRWRPRVPSLAPERDLMVLHRLGGGFLMPSDEEWPRQLDDLGLQAPLGLWFRGNPSLLPDAGRAVAVVGSRDSTAYGATVSADIAHGLARRGFTVVSGGAYGIDAHAHRAALAGADPGGDRAPTVAFMAGGLDRFYPSGNDELLRTVARRGLVLAEVPPGAAPTRYRFLQRNRMIAAFAGATVVVEARWRSGALNTAHHAEALGRPVAAVPGSVLSANSAGCHRLLRDGGAVLVTDVTEVLELLGGPPDSESDGLHRDEAAIQDGLTLEDLILLDALPLRTPVPPEKLCVVAGLSLLAVRAGLGRLQVLGLAESVGLLWRRGPTRNPA
- the fabF gene encoding beta-ketoacyl-ACP synthase II; its protein translation is MPRKVVITGLGATTPIGGDVPTLWKNALKGVSGARTLEDEWVSTYELPVTFAARCSEPASEKLSRVEMKRMDPSTQFGVVAAREAWADSGIEDMDKDRLGVAFATGIGGVWTLLDAWDTLKERGPRRVLPMTVPMLMPNGVAAAVSLDLGARAGAHTPVSACASGTEALHLGLDLIRSGKADVVMCGGAEAAIHPMPIAAFASMQALSRRNDDPQHASRPYDVNRDGFVMGEGAGALVLEAEEHALARGARIYGELAGTSVTADAYHITAPDPEGLGATRALKAAMFDGRIQPEDVVHVNAHATSTPVGDKPEYTALRAALGTHVDDVAVSATKSQMGHLLGASGAVEAVLTTLAVYERKAPVTINLENQDPEIPLDVVTKTARELPAGDIVALSNSFGFGGHNAVIAVRNY
- a CDS encoding DUF3145 domain-containing protein, with the translated sequence MSVAMTRGVLFVHSAPAALCPHVEWAVASLLDDSATLEWVAQPAAPGMFRAELAWTGAPGTAIQLASTLRGWTHLRYEVTEEASPGTDGGRWSHTPELGIFHAVTDAHGNIMVSEDRIRFAYEAGAGDPAAVYHELSLALGEAWDEELEPFRHASEGSNVRWLHQVG
- a CDS encoding acyl carrier protein; protein product: MASNEEILAGLAEIVNEETGLAPEAVELDKSFTEDLDIDSISMMTIVVNAEEKFGVRIPDEEVKNLKTVADAVNFIANAQA